The DNA sequence GGACAGCTCGAGTATAGGGCCGTCGTGTTCCGGTCGTCGGAAGCCCGGCGCTCCTGGTGCCCACGCGTCGCCGTAGGCCTCATCGGTCACAACGGGTCCGACGACCGGACCAGTCTCAGCCGCCCAGCGAGGCGCGGATCACCGCCGCCGACCGCTCCAGTCGCGCAGCGATCGCGATGTCGGCGTTCGCGCTCGCGACGAACACGACGGCGACCGCCGCCACCTCGCGGCCGGGCAGCATCAGCGGTACGGCAACCGATCGCAGACTCGGGATCACCTCGTCGTGGCTCGTGGCGAAGCCGCGAGCGGCGGCCTCGGCCACCTCGGCGCGGAGCGCGGCCGACGCATCCGCCGGCAGCGCGTGGGGGAGTCCCGCGAGGATCGCCTTGCCGGGCGCGCCGACCGTGACCGGATGCCGCGTCCCCGGTCGCTGCGCGACCGAGGCGATGGCCCGCCGGGGTTCCACGCTCGTGAGCGTCACGCACTCGTCGTGGTCCAGTACAGCGAGGAAGCACGTCATGCCGAGTTCGTTGGCCACCGCGGTGAGTTCGGGGAGGGCCTCGGCCTGCAGGTCATGCGCCACGCCCGCGGCGAGCGCCGCCATCCGCGCGCCGAGGCTGATCCGACCGGCGACGTCGCGGCGGATCAGCCCGTGGCCCTCGAGCGTGCGCAGCAGCCGATAGGCGACCGAGCGATGCACCGCGAGACGCTTCGCGACCTCGTCGATCGAGAGCGGCTCGCCCGCGTCGGCGAGGATCTCGAGGATCCGGATGCCGCGACTGAGTGTCTGCGAGGGTGGAGCGGCGGTCTCCGGCATGACGTCGACTCCTTCGGTGTCCTTGTGCGACGGATGCCGAACATATACGATCTGTTCAACAGTGGAACGCCGTGTTCGAATATAGAACAAAGTGTGTCCTCTGCGCAAACGCCGTTCGCGGTGACCTCGACATCGCCGTCCGAGGAGGACACATGCAGTTCCACCACCACGGGTACGTCTCCGCCGACCCTCGGCTGCAGGATGCAGCCGGCACGGGCATCGATCGGCCCGCCGATCTGCCCGACGAGGTCGACGTGCTGATCGTCGGGTCCGGTCCCGCCGGCATGCTGCTCGCGGCGCAGATGTCGCAGTTCCTGGACGTCACGACGCGCATCATCGAGCGCCGGGACGGCCGCCTCGTGCTCGGTCAGGCGGACGGCATCCAGCCGCGCAGCGTCGAGACGTTCCAGGCGTTCGGGTTCGCCGAGCGGATCGTCGCCGAGGCGTACAACATCGCGTACATGAATTTCTGGGGGCCCGATCCCGAGAACCCGCGCAACATCATCCGCACCGCCCGGACCGAGGACTACGCGTTCAAGATCAGCGAGTTCCCCCACCTCATCGTGAATCAGGCGCGGGTGCTCGACTACTTCGCGGAGGCGGCGGCGCACGGTCCCGCCCGTATCGTCCCCGACTACGGCGTCGATTTCGTCGGCCTCACCGTGCACGAGCACGGGGAGTTCCCGGTCGAGGTGCGGGTGCGCGCAGGCGCCGTCGAGCGCACCGTGCGCGCCAAGTACGTCGTCGGCAGCGACGGTGCGCGCAGCGGTGTCCGCGAGGCGATCGGCCGCAAGCATGTGGGCGCCTTCGCCGCACACGCGTGGGGGGTCATGGACGTGCTCGTCAACACGGACTTCCCCGACTGGCGCACGAAGTGTGCGATCAACTCCGAGGCCGGCAACATCCTGCACATCCCGCGCGAGGGCGGTTACCTGAGCCGCATGTACATCGACCTCGGCGAAGTCGCCGCGGACGACGATCACCGCGTGCGGCGG is a window from the Microbacterium lacus genome containing:
- a CDS encoding IclR family transcriptional regulator, which produces MPETAAPPSQTLSRGIRILEILADAGEPLSIDEVAKRLAVHRSVAYRLLRTLEGHGLIRRDVAGRISLGARMAALAAGVAHDLQAEALPELTAVANELGMTCFLAVLDHDECVTLTSVEPRRAIASVAQRPGTRHPVTVGAPGKAILAGLPHALPADASAALRAEVAEAAARGFATSHDEVIPSLRSVAVPLMLPGREVAAVAVVFVASANADIAIAARLERSAAVIRASLGG